One part of the Sarcophilus harrisii chromosome 5, mSarHar1.11, whole genome shotgun sequence genome encodes these proteins:
- the LOC105750685 gene encoding apolipoprotein L3 produces MLNPEPEMDDFIDDMIYKKLQRHKLEKMRGRLLKIKPKLEKFSQDLCFMADKIDKIHKDCTITNVVASSAGAVSGVLSILGISLAPVTAGASLALFATGLGLGIAAGVTGVSANIVDHVSHSQGRKYLNEVKKSDAAMKGLAKEANRLIKEVTKFFPKDLSFSDKAASNFGTWRLGAAGCQSANAFQRAVLSMSKGARIGGSVLVGIFVLLDVATIVKDSRHLLKGAKSTTAAELREKAQTLKERLQELSTLCEDLQETLN; encoded by the coding sequence ATGCTGAACCCTGAACCCGAGATGGATGATTTTATTGATGACATGATATACAAAAAACTGCAGCGGCATAAACTGGAAAAGATGCGGGGGAGGCTTTTAAAGATAAAGCCGAAACTAGAAAAGTTTTCGCAAGACCTTTGTTTCATGGCAGACAAAATCGACAAGATTCACAAGGACTGCACCATTACCAACGTAGTGGCCAGCTCGGCCGGTGCTGTCTCGGGCGTCCTGAGCATCCTGGGGATTTCGCTTGCACCTGTCACGGCGGGGGCCAGCTTGGCCCTCTTTGCAACTGGGTTGGGATTGGGAATAGCTGCTGGTGTTACTGGTGTTTCTGCAAATATCGTTGATCACGTGAGTCACTCCCAGGGGAGGAAATATTTAAACGAAGTTAAAAAATCAGATGCGGCCATGAAAGGTCTAGCTAAGGAAGCAAACAGGCTTATAAAGGAGGTTACCAAATTCTTCCCAAAAGACCTCTCATTCTCGGACAAGGCGGCCTCGAATTTTGGGACCTGGAGACTTGGGGCAGCTGGCTGTCAGTCCGCCAACGCTTTTCAGAGAGCTGTATTGTCCATGTCTAAAGGAGCCAGGATAGGGGGTTCTGTATTGGTGGGAATTTTTGTTTTACTGGATGTGGCTACCATTGTGAAAGATTCAAGACATCTGTTAAAAGGGGCTAAGAGTACAACAGCAGCAGAATTGAGGGAAAAAGCTCAAACTTTGAAAGAGAGGCTGCAGGAGCTTTCTACGCTTTGTGAGGACCTCCAGGAAACACTCAATTGA